The DNA sequence AACCCACCGCTCTGCCACCCCCATTCCCCATACCGCGCGACGCCCTCACGTCCTGATGGTTGGGCCTTCCCACTCCGCTATCCACCTTCGAGGCGCGAAAGGACTCATTCGCCGCGAGCCAACTTCTTGTTGCCACGCACCCAGCTCGACTGGCGCCGGCTCCATCCGTTCTTCCTTTCGCGTCGTACACCCTTGACCCATCGTGATCATGTACTGGAACGACGCCAGACTCTCTTGTCATAACCTCATCGTCGCTCTCCCCTCCGATTACGCTCCCCTTCCAGGACGATCGCGACCTCGCGCTATGACCGAAGCCCTATGCAGTCACCAGGCGCGGTCCCGCATGCTTAACCCGTTCAGGCGCGCACCCGCGACCTACAGCCAGGCGCTCGCCAGAGCGGCAAAACCGAGGAAGGTCAGAAACCCCAATACATCCGTGATGGTCGTGAGTACGATGGACGACGCCGCTGCTGGATCCTGACGCATTAGCGTCAGCGCCATCGGAACGGACGCTCCGGCCACCGCCGCAATGACCATCGACAACACCATCGCGCTGCCGATCACCGCGGCCAGGCCAAGCGAGCCGCTCCACACCAGCACGCCCAACGATGTGACCAGCGCAACAGCCACGCCGTTGACTGCGCCGACCAGCAGTTCCTTGCGCGCCACGCGGAACCAGTGGCGCAGCCGGATCTCGCGGAGCGCCAGCCCTCGCATGGTGACCGCCAGCGCCTGCGCCCCAGTGTTTCCCGATTGGCCGGCCACCACCGGCAACAACACCGCCAGGGCCGTGAACTGGGCAATCGTCCCCTCAAACAGTCCGACCACCGTCGCCGCGAGGAACGCGGTGGCAAGGTTGATCTGCAGCCACGGCAGCCGCTTGCGCACCGCAAACCAGGGACTGGACAGCGCCCGCTCCTCGGGGCTCACGCCAACCATGGTCTGGAGGTCAGCCGTGGCGTCGCGCTGACTCGCTGCCAGGATGTCGGCATGGCGGATGACGCCCACCAACCGATCCGTGGCGTCCACCACGGGCAGCGTCGAGAGCCGCCCCTCCTCCGCGAGCGCGACCACCTCCTCCTGCGGCGTCAACGCCTGAACCCGCGGCGAATCCGGTTGCGCCAGGTCGGCAAGAACCGTCTCCGGCTCGGCCAGCGCGAGGTCCTGAAGGGCGACCGCGCCAGTGAGCACGCCGTCCTCATCGACGAGAAAGACCGTCAGGATGCTGCGATTCCGCAGCGAGCGCAGCCGTGCGAGCGCCTCGCGCGCGGTCGCATCGGACCGAAACGTGGTCGCGCGCGGGTCCATCATCGAGCCGGCAACCCCGGGGGGATATGACATGAGTTCGCCAAGCTCGGCAGCCAGCCGGGGGTCGAGCGCCGCCAGTCGAGCGGCTCGCGGACCGGGCTCGAGACGGGCGAGGAGGGCCGCCGCCTGCGCAGGCTCGATGGCATCGAGCACCGTCGAGGCGGGCGGGTCCGGAAGCAGCACGATCACATCGGCGGCCAGATCCGGCCGGAGCCGCTGGCACACCTGCGCAGCGAGAGCCGGCTCCAGTCGGCCGAACAGATCCGCGATCTCGGCGGCGCGCATCGGCTCGAGACGGAGCGCCGCCTCCGCTGGATGCAGTGCCATGGCGCGCTGCGCCAGCCGGCTCACCAGCTGATTACGAGACATCGTCGGCCCCTTTCCGAGCTGCGGCGTCATCGCCGTCGGCATTCCCGCTCACCTCGAGGGGCCCGAGGCTCCGAAGGATCCGGGTGAGGCCGGCCCAGTACAGTTCGGACAATCCCACGAACGTGGCCATCACCGGACGCGCCGCCGAGCCGGCCAGCTGGCGCACCTCCTTATGCTGGATGGCGCCGACCAGGCGCTGCCCCGAGTCCACCACCGGCAGCGCATCGTAATCGCGCCAGGCGGGATGCGCCTCGACGGTTGCGAGGTCGGCGTATCCGTCGAGCCGGACGACGTCACGGTGCATCACGGCCGCAAGCGCATCCTTGCCGCGGGCCGCCATGAGCTCCCCGATGCTGAGCACCCCCGTCAGAACACCGTCGCGCGAGATGACGTAGACGTAGTAGTGCAGGTGCAGGCCTGATCCGCGCAGCCGCCGCTGGGCGTCGGCGACGGTGATGTCCTCAGCGACCGCCAGAACCAACGGGTCCGCCATGGCGCCCGCCGTGTTCTCGGGATATCGCAACATGAGGCGGAGCTGGTCGGCGAGCTCGGGCGCGAGGAGCGGAAAGAGCAGCTCACGGCGGGCGGGATCGACCTGGCGGATCAGCCCTGCAGCGATGTCCACAGTAAGTTCGGCCACGATCGCGGCAAGATCGTTCGGCGCCATCGCCACGGCACACGCGGCGGACGGTGTGGGGCCGATCGCGCGGAAGACCCGGGCGGCAACGGCCGGCGCCACAGCAGAAACGACCGCGGCAGCAGCACTGGGGTCCGCGCCTTCGATGATCCGCGCGGCCTCCTCCGGATGTGATGCCATGAACGCGAAGGCGAGGCGTTCTTCGGCAGTCATGACTGCGGCGCCTCGGTCACCAGTACCGAGGTCGCCTCGCTGAACAGGCTGGCCGGGACGAGCACGCGACCCTCAGCCGTCGCGATGAAGACGGCCGCCGGCGTGATCTGAATGATCTTCCCCTCGACACCCCCAACCCGAACGGTCTGGCCGACCCGGTACGCCTGGGC is a window from the Gemmatimonadales bacterium genome containing:
- the mgtE gene encoding magnesium transporter; protein product: MSRNQLVSRLAQRAMALHPAEAALRLEPMRAAEIADLFGRLEPALAAQVCQRLRPDLAADVIVLLPDPPASTVLDAIEPAQAAALLARLEPGPRAARLAALDPRLAAELGELMSYPPGVAGSMMDPRATTFRSDATAREALARLRSLRNRSILTVFLVDEDGVLTGAVALQDLALAEPETVLADLAQPDSPRVQALTPQEEVVALAEEGRLSTLPVVDATDRLVGVIRHADILAASQRDATADLQTMVGVSPEERALSSPWFAVRKRLPWLQINLATAFLAATVVGLFEGTIAQFTALAVLLPVVAGQSGNTGAQALAVTMRGLALREIRLRHWFRVARKELLVGAVNGVAVALVTSLGVLVWSGSLGLAAVIGSAMVLSMVIAAVAGASVPMALTLMRQDPAAASSIVLTTITDVLGFLTFLGFAALASAWL
- a CDS encoding magnesium transporter yields the protein MTAEERLAFAFMASHPEEAARIIEGADPSAAAAVVSAVAPAVAARVFRAIGPTPSAACAVAMAPNDLAAIVAELTVDIAAGLIRQVDPARRELLFPLLAPELADQLRLMLRYPENTAGAMADPLVLAVAEDITVADAQRRLRGSGLHLHYYVYVISRDGVLTGVLSIGELMAARGKDALAAVMHRDVVRLDGYADLATVEAHPAWRDYDALPVVDSGQRLVGAIQHKEVRQLAGSAARPVMATFVGLSELYWAGLTRILRSLGPLEVSGNADGDDAAARKGADDVS